A section of the Leptospira kobayashii genome encodes:
- a CDS encoding multicopper oxidase domain-containing protein: protein MDRKSFLTTLGFGLSGFVGALFGSYSGKDRPGYGGNGEICSTPATNVTNAANLQPTSNLYGGGSAGGVGANGSLRATNSYGSMAHPPFHITNEYTERFYFPPGFKISNAKTKNFELNVFPLNVDIAHNVSYSAWTFDGLVPGPILRAKLGDDLIIKVKNSSPDPHSLHFHGTHDPGEDGWEPIASFGEKTYKIKAGPVGLHPYHCHVPPLTIHTAKGLFGALLVDPPNPRPPAHEFVLTFSGWDTKGIGKNDFYTWNGVSGLYDRYPMKVPAGERVRFYIQNLLELEPVFTFHLHAQTFDIIRNLGSTKPDGHSDVITLGPTERAVIEFTLPRKGRYMFHPHQTHMAENGGMGWIVAI from the coding sequence TTGGATCGTAAAAGTTTTTTAACCACTCTAGGTTTCGGTCTTTCCGGCTTTGTGGGGGCTTTGTTCGGCTCCTATTCCGGAAAAGACAGACCAGGCTACGGCGGAAACGGAGAAATTTGTTCTACGCCGGCTACTAACGTTACTAATGCGGCAAATCTTCAACCGACCTCGAATCTATATGGTGGCGGATCGGCAGGAGGGGTAGGTGCCAATGGAAGTTTGAGAGCTACCAATTCCTACGGAAGTATGGCTCATCCTCCTTTTCATATTACAAATGAATATACGGAAAGGTTTTACTTTCCTCCTGGTTTTAAAATTTCCAATGCAAAAACAAAGAACTTTGAATTGAATGTATTTCCTTTGAACGTGGATATTGCACATAACGTATCTTATTCGGCATGGACATTCGACGGATTAGTACCGGGTCCGATTCTTCGTGCCAAGTTGGGCGATGATCTGATCATCAAGGTTAAAAATTCAAGTCCTGACCCTCACTCTCTTCATTTTCACGGAACTCACGATCCCGGAGAAGACGGCTGGGAGCCGATCGCTTCTTTCGGAGAAAAAACATATAAAATCAAAGCAGGTCCCGTGGGACTTCATCCGTATCACTGTCATGTTCCTCCTTTGACGATACATACCGCGAAAGGGTTGTTTGGTGCTCTTCTTGTCGATCCGCCGAACCCGAGACCGCCTGCTCATGAATTTGTGCTGACTTTTTCAGGTTGGGATACGAAAGGTATCGGTAAAAACGATTTTTATACTTGGAACGGTGTATCGGGACTTTACGACCGTTATCCGATGAAAGTTCCTGCCGGGGAAAGAGTCCGATTCTATATTCAGAACCTATTGGAGTTAGAACCGGTTTTTACGTTTCACCTGCACGCTCAGACATTCGATATCATTCGAAATTTAGGAAGTACGAAACCTGATGGACATTCGGATGTGATCACTCTCGGTCCTACGGAAAGAGCCGTGATTGAATTCACTTTGCCTAGGAAAGGACGTTATATGTTCCACCCACATCAAACTCATATGGCTGAAAACGGAGGCATGGGTTGGATCGTCGCGATTTGA
- a CDS encoding SCO family protein, producing the protein MDRRDLKSLLKSKFWIYSALLFVFASVFHCKNQFSTGAKLPDSFLNLKLVNPEGQSLDPDFWTRKKSVLYFGFSHCPDMCPMALTNLGRASLILGDKGKDFQFVFITLDPDRDAPSTLKNYINGFPGKNLTALSPDLESLGKISDLFGVIAKKVKANESYAIDHSNLIYVIDENLNQLIKLPGGTSAQAIATSLRELGSLK; encoded by the coding sequence TTGGATCGTCGCGATTTGAAATCTTTATTGAAATCGAAATTCTGGATATATTCCGCTTTGTTATTTGTTTTTGCGTCTGTCTTTCATTGCAAAAATCAATTTTCTACAGGTGCCAAACTTCCCGATTCTTTTTTAAATTTGAAGTTAGTGAATCCTGAGGGCCAATCTTTAGATCCGGATTTTTGGACTAGGAAAAAATCAGTATTGTATTTCGGATTTTCACATTGTCCGGATATGTGCCCTATGGCTCTTACCAATTTAGGAAGAGCCTCACTGATATTAGGTGATAAAGGAAAGGATTTCCAATTTGTATTTATTACTCTTGATCCGGATCGCGATGCACCTAGCACTCTTAAAAATTATATCAACGGATTTCCCGGTAAAAACCTTACGGCACTTTCACCGGATTTGGAAAGTCTCGGTAAAATTTCCGACTTATTCGGAGTGATTGCAAAAAAAGTAAAAGCTAACGAATCTTATGCGATTGATCATTCGAATTTGATTTACGTAATCGATGAAAACTTGAATCAATTGATCAAACTGCCAGGGGGTACGTCCGCCCAAGCGATTGCTACAAGTCTACGGGAGCTAGGTTCTCTGAAATAA